In Corynebacterium ulcerans, one genomic interval encodes:
- a CDS encoding DUF2812 domain-containing protein has translation MNTTRLGSGLAFSPNKDLEMFTRMAAKGKHLAGVGLAGHGWTFTDGEPEQATFDLVYERNPHKDFYDIFTAAGWTHVLSASDIHIFKAPPGTTPAHTSLESKHEELTRQIKIFSRYSALTLAVFIAAVFLITHVQLPSWANPLIMAATLVPVVYTVMPLLGFCWHRFRLPTPQSFA, from the coding sequence ATGAACACCACCCGACTAGGAAGCGGACTCGCCTTCTCCCCCAACAAAGATCTAGAAATGTTCACCCGCATGGCGGCGAAAGGAAAGCACCTCGCCGGAGTTGGGCTTGCTGGACACGGATGGACCTTCACCGACGGAGAACCCGAGCAGGCCACTTTTGACCTCGTCTACGAGCGCAATCCCCACAAAGATTTCTACGATATTTTCACCGCGGCCGGCTGGACGCACGTCCTCAGCGCAAGTGACATTCATATTTTCAAGGCGCCACCTGGCACCACCCCGGCCCACACCAGCCTCGAATCCAAGCACGAGGAACTCACCCGTCAAATAAAGATTTTCTCCCGCTACAGCGCACTAACCCTGGCAGTCTTTATTGCCGCCGTTTTCCTCATCACGCACGTGCAGCTACCCTCCTGGGCTAATCCCCTGATAATGGCGGCAACGCTCGTCCCTGTGGTGTACACCGTGATGCCGCTTCTGGGTTTCTGCTGGCACCGATTCAGGCTCCCCACACCGCAGTCGTTTGCTTGA
- a CDS encoding PadR family transcriptional regulator codes for MARSSGFDSGNLSDAAVHILLALTKPRHGYAVMQFLHDASHGHIDIGPASLYTTLKKLTAASLITEVDTEENRRIYHITPHGHEVLTANLERRRQLIAMADSILETS; via the coding sequence GTGGCCCGCAGCTCCGGGTTTGATAGCGGCAACCTCAGCGACGCCGCCGTTCACATCCTCTTAGCCCTCACAAAGCCCCGCCATGGTTACGCGGTAATGCAGTTTCTTCACGACGCAAGCCACGGCCACATCGACATCGGCCCCGCTTCCCTGTACACCACGCTGAAAAAACTCACCGCAGCCAGCCTTATCACCGAAGTAGACACCGAAGAGAACCGCCGCATCTACCACATCACCCCCCACGGACACGAAGTTCTCACCGCCAATCTCGAACGTCGCCGCCAACTCATCGCTATGGCCGACTCAATTTTGGAGACATCATGA
- a CDS encoding ABC transporter substrate-binding protein — protein sequence MRISRSLIVVTSTALLLTACGSSVTAPETSTSSAAKAVTISNCGRELSFDKAPEALVGMHPAQTELLIRLGLTEKIVGQAQAKAQALPDDVVDKAKNIPTIGGVMPPSREELLAVKPDFVYSPTTYEFSAKQGFASIEQLKEAGAAAYVATGGCEDRRMTGEVSDLFTDLTNLGTIFGVQEEAQKMIDKDKAELEGVEKALKDQKKLRVAQIYMEGDTLQAIGAGIEYDILKRAGADNVFTPDQKNFSDFFASTLTPEALAAENPEAIVFAAYDADHEKSTRDYLTKTFPDMPAVRDNRIISVSTSDMFPGTQGNVKAVKHIASQLYPGAFK from the coding sequence ATGCGTATCTCTCGCTCCCTCATCGTTGTAACCTCCACAGCGCTGCTGCTCACGGCTTGTGGTTCTTCCGTAACAGCGCCAGAAACGTCCACCAGCTCAGCAGCCAAAGCCGTGACCATATCCAACTGCGGTCGGGAACTGAGCTTTGATAAAGCACCCGAGGCCCTCGTGGGTATGCATCCAGCGCAGACAGAGCTGCTGATCCGCCTAGGACTGACGGAAAAGATCGTTGGACAAGCTCAGGCGAAAGCGCAGGCCTTGCCCGATGATGTCGTGGATAAGGCAAAAAACATCCCCACCATCGGCGGCGTAATGCCCCCAAGTCGCGAAGAACTCCTTGCGGTTAAACCGGACTTTGTTTACTCACCCACCACCTATGAGTTCTCCGCTAAACAGGGGTTTGCCAGCATAGAGCAGCTCAAAGAAGCTGGCGCCGCCGCCTATGTTGCCACTGGCGGCTGCGAGGACCGACGCATGACAGGCGAGGTTTCTGACCTCTTCACTGACCTCACCAACCTGGGAACCATTTTTGGGGTGCAAGAAGAGGCTCAGAAGATGATTGATAAAGACAAAGCCGAGCTCGAAGGCGTAGAAAAAGCGCTGAAAGACCAAAAGAAACTACGCGTCGCGCAGATCTACATGGAAGGCGACACTCTCCAAGCCATCGGCGCTGGCATTGAATATGACATCCTCAAGCGCGCCGGAGCAGACAACGTCTTCACTCCAGACCAGAAGAACTTTTCCGATTTCTTTGCCTCAACGTTAACCCCCGAGGCACTTGCGGCCGAGAACCCCGAGGCCATCGTCTTTGCGGCTTATGACGCAGACCATGAAAAATCTACGCGCGACTACCTGACCAAGACGTTCCCGGACATGCCTGCAGTCCGCGACAACCGCATCATCTCAGTGTCCACGTCCGATATGTTCCCCGGAACACAAGGAAACGTTAAAGCTGTGAAGCACATCGCCAGCCAGCTCTACCCCGGCGCGTTTAAATAG
- a CDS encoding ABC transporter ATP-binding protein encodes MNIQFDCVSVELSGRTVVDQVSASAESGQILGLVGPNGSGKSTLLRTVYRSLNPASGTVRLGGEDVRTLSHREVARRVAVMLQDSPTDFDLTVEETVMLGRAPHHSILGRDTGEDVHIVEEAMHATDVVKLADRMVSTLSGGQRQRVLLARALAQRTPALLLDEPSNHLDISHQHELMSTVASRGGTVIAALHDLNLAMQYCDRILLLKQGSVVAMGTPSHVLTPELIRETFAINAHLLPGPVDPVLAFTPLSSSL; translated from the coding sequence ATGAACATCCAATTTGATTGCGTGAGCGTGGAATTATCCGGCCGAACTGTCGTTGATCAAGTCAGCGCTTCCGCGGAATCTGGCCAGATCCTCGGGCTGGTGGGGCCAAACGGTTCAGGCAAGTCCACGCTTCTTCGCACCGTATACCGCAGCCTTAACCCCGCATCAGGAACCGTACGACTAGGAGGTGAGGATGTTCGCACGCTTTCCCATCGCGAGGTTGCCCGGCGCGTGGCGGTCATGTTGCAGGATTCTCCCACCGATTTCGATTTAACCGTTGAAGAGACAGTGATGTTGGGGCGCGCCCCGCATCATTCGATTCTGGGCCGAGATACCGGCGAGGACGTCCACATCGTGGAGGAGGCGATGCACGCCACCGACGTCGTAAAGCTCGCGGACCGCATGGTCTCCACGCTGTCCGGCGGCCAGCGACAACGGGTGCTCCTCGCCCGCGCGCTTGCCCAGCGCACCCCGGCTTTGCTTCTCGACGAACCCAGCAACCACCTCGACATCAGCCACCAACATGAGCTCATGTCCACCGTGGCTTCTCGTGGTGGCACAGTCATTGCAGCACTGCACGACCTGAATCTTGCAATGCAGTATTGCGACCGGATACTCCTCCTCAAACAGGGATCAGTGGTGGCCATGGGCACCCCTTCACACGTTCTCACACCAGAACTCATCCGCGAGACCTTTGCCATCAACGCCCACCTACTCCCAGGGCCAGTAGATCCCGTTCTCGCGTTTACTCCCCTTTCCTCCAGCCTTTAA
- a CDS encoding FecCD family ABC transporter permease: MPHQNTIKHLNNRPAGTSDQRTTRQRQAAKTRALCAALTCAILILLILSGATGTVKVSFLEAAQIVTGHLVPNMPWMSDGSLSTLQDQAVWQFRLPRTLLAGVAGAGLALAGALMQVTVRNPLAEPYILGVSSGASVGAVLVIVFGSAALGGLPLHIAAFLGALCACIAVSLLARKDGSLSPTRMILAGVALGTLLSAITSYLTISTSAQNVVSVMFFLLGSVSAASLSSVVAPLVALLVSLVVTYVLARHLNVLMTGDESAMSLGVNATKLRALLLVIASVLTGTVVAVAGGIGFVGLVVPHIARIAVGADHRRMIPVTVLGGMAFLMAADLLARTIAHPTEVPLGILTAFVGAPFFLWLMRQGGAEKAGYGR, encoded by the coding sequence GTGCCCCACCAAAACACGATTAAGCACCTCAACAACAGACCGGCGGGTACCAGCGATCAACGAACCACCCGCCAACGTCAAGCAGCTAAAACACGAGCCCTCTGCGCTGCCCTGACGTGTGCAATCCTCATTCTCCTCATCCTTTCCGGAGCAACCGGGACCGTTAAGGTCAGCTTTTTAGAGGCCGCACAAATAGTGACAGGACACCTCGTTCCCAACATGCCGTGGATGAGCGATGGCAGCCTTAGCACCCTGCAAGATCAGGCGGTATGGCAATTCCGTTTGCCTCGCACCTTGCTGGCAGGGGTTGCGGGTGCCGGCCTAGCTCTAGCGGGAGCATTGATGCAGGTTACCGTGCGTAATCCCCTTGCAGAGCCCTATATCCTCGGTGTCTCCTCCGGCGCAAGCGTGGGGGCCGTGCTGGTGATCGTTTTTGGTTCAGCAGCTCTTGGCGGCCTCCCCTTACACATCGCCGCCTTCCTAGGTGCGCTATGCGCATGCATCGCAGTCTCGCTCCTGGCGAGGAAAGATGGCTCACTTTCCCCCACGCGCATGATTCTGGCAGGCGTCGCTTTAGGCACACTATTGAGTGCCATAACAAGCTATCTCACCATTTCCACCAGCGCGCAGAATGTGGTGAGCGTGATGTTCTTCCTGTTGGGATCGGTGTCGGCGGCGTCGTTAAGCAGCGTGGTGGCACCGTTGGTCGCGCTTCTTGTTTCACTCGTAGTGACCTACGTGTTGGCAAGGCATCTCAATGTACTTATGACCGGCGACGAATCTGCCATGTCCTTAGGCGTGAATGCGACGAAACTTCGCGCACTTCTTTTGGTCATAGCATCGGTCCTCACGGGGACAGTGGTGGCCGTTGCCGGCGGCATCGGATTTGTTGGCCTTGTTGTTCCTCATATCGCGCGCATCGCGGTGGGCGCGGATCACCGCCGAATGATTCCCGTAACAGTACTGGGCGGCATGGCATTTCTTATGGCAGCAGATCTACTAGCTCGCACAATCGCGCACCCCACAGAGGTTCCGCTGGGCATCCTCACCGCTTTTGTGGGTGCGCCCTTCTTCCTGTGGCTTATGCGACAAGGCGGCGCAGAGAAGGCGGGGTATGGCCGATGA
- a CDS encoding magnesium transporter — MHQVNLSPTTPPADSSMVDILRSHTPEAAAQWFAAMPHSTVTTLIAELSTDDLYLLATALTPENARVLLTTLGPEAAARILQALPPRECAELVVTLDTDVAAQTLRQLGISSDELVDDLLSALPVSTSAVLSQVLAWPTECAGAWMRPEAIHVPVHSDVGAAAEACRQAPAALDEGIFIVDSDMHVVGWLAPATLITSPDETPVEDVMIDAATLRTWSVGPLSDQEQAVKVARRSPTGSVPVLDADHVLGVITRHSITRIRESELREDNALQGGASPLDVSYRQASVKELWRVRIVWLALLFLAEMYTGTVLRYFQDELEAVVALAFFIPLLIGTGGNIGTQITTTLIRAMSTENVQLHDIGRVLTKELGTGLLLGLAMGALGALRAWSLGVIQPVIFTVAIALVCICLWSSLIASILPLILKKLGADPAVVSGPMISTIVDGTGLVIYFTVARLVILGG, encoded by the coding sequence ATGCATCAGGTCAATCTTTCACCAACTACACCACCAGCAGATTCCTCAATGGTGGACATTCTGCGTTCCCACACACCGGAAGCTGCCGCCCAGTGGTTTGCGGCCATGCCGCACAGCACGGTAACCACGCTTATCGCAGAACTTTCCACAGATGACCTATACCTGCTGGCCACAGCCCTAACCCCAGAGAATGCCAGAGTTTTACTCACGACCCTTGGCCCCGAGGCAGCCGCCCGCATCCTGCAAGCTTTACCACCACGGGAGTGTGCGGAGCTCGTCGTTACGCTCGATACCGATGTCGCCGCACAAACGCTACGGCAGCTAGGCATTAGTTCCGACGAGCTTGTCGACGACCTCCTATCAGCCTTGCCAGTGTCCACCTCGGCGGTGCTCTCGCAAGTACTTGCCTGGCCCACGGAATGTGCGGGTGCCTGGATGCGCCCGGAAGCAATCCACGTTCCCGTGCACTCAGATGTGGGGGCAGCTGCGGAGGCGTGTCGACAAGCCCCTGCAGCGTTAGATGAAGGCATCTTTATCGTGGATTCCGACATGCACGTGGTGGGATGGCTTGCCCCGGCAACGCTCATCACATCTCCGGACGAGACGCCTGTTGAGGACGTCATGATCGATGCTGCCACACTAAGGACCTGGTCAGTCGGTCCGCTCAGCGACCAGGAACAGGCGGTAAAAGTGGCCCGGCGCTCTCCCACTGGTTCAGTCCCCGTTCTAGATGCCGACCATGTCCTTGGGGTGATCACCCGACACTCCATCACGCGCATTCGCGAGTCGGAATTGCGGGAGGACAACGCTCTCCAGGGCGGTGCTTCGCCTCTCGACGTCTCCTACCGGCAGGCTTCAGTAAAAGAGCTTTGGCGGGTCCGGATAGTCTGGCTGGCGCTATTGTTCTTGGCCGAGATGTATACGGGAACCGTCCTGCGCTATTTCCAAGATGAGTTAGAAGCAGTGGTCGCTCTGGCGTTTTTCATTCCCTTACTGATTGGCACCGGCGGGAACATCGGTACCCAAATCACCACCACTCTCATTCGAGCAATGAGCACCGAGAATGTGCAACTCCACGACATCGGCCGAGTGCTGACTAAAGAATTGGGAACAGGCCTGCTGCTGGGACTAGCCATGGGCGCATTAGGGGCGCTTCGCGCTTGGAGCCTAGGCGTAATCCAACCGGTCATCTTCACAGTTGCCATTGCCCTGGTGTGCATTTGCTTGTGGTCATCGCTGATCGCATCCATCCTTCCGCTCATACTTAAAAAGCTTGGCGCAGACCCCGCAGTGGTATCCGGTCCCATGATTTCCACAATCGTCGACGGCACAGGACTTGTCATCTATTTCACCGTCGCCCGACTTGTCATTCTGGGAGGCTAA
- a CDS encoding alpha-amylase family glycosyl hydrolase, giving the protein MFNPRNGLPAPPAWLETAIFYEIYPQTFYDSNGDGIGDVQGIVDKLDYIADLGANALWINPCFDSPFKDAGYDVRDYYTVAPRYGTNADLEKLFTEAHTRGIKVLLDLVPGHTSEQNDWFQYSCKAEPNQYSDRYIWTSHAFDNGDGLPFIGGEAPRNGTYILNFFKSQPALNYGFNKKTRPWQQSVDAPGPVANQEEMANIMRYWLDKGADGFRVDMADSLVKFDGEDKQETIKVWQKIFARFRNDYPEAAFVSEWGKPIQALKAGFDMDFYLDWRNNGYNVLARNTDDPLGRSEDLSFFKQSSGTSPQEFIDQYWPQYEQIRDLGYFSLISCNHDTPRLAPRLTDAERRLFFIFLLTMPGVPFIYYGDEIGMRYLDIPTKEGGYQRTGTRTPMQWDATKKNCGFSSAPTEELYLPQDTAPDAPDAASQMLDPAALRPFVQKLIGLRSEHPELHADSDFSFLWAHDNSRILAYRRESSGGNRCAVALNAGDTADSITLESPATIIVSSGDARVEGNTVHLGPSSGAVVELA; this is encoded by the coding sequence ATGTTTAACCCTCGAAACGGACTCCCAGCTCCTCCCGCATGGCTTGAAACGGCGATCTTTTATGAGATCTATCCGCAAACTTTCTACGACTCTAACGGTGATGGAATCGGCGACGTGCAGGGGATCGTCGATAAGCTTGATTACATAGCTGACCTTGGCGCAAACGCGTTATGGATCAACCCTTGCTTCGATTCCCCCTTTAAAGACGCAGGATACGACGTCCGCGATTACTACACAGTCGCACCTCGCTACGGCACCAATGCTGACCTAGAAAAGCTGTTCACTGAAGCCCACACCAGAGGGATTAAGGTTCTACTCGACCTTGTCCCCGGGCACACCAGTGAGCAGAACGACTGGTTCCAGTATTCCTGCAAAGCGGAGCCCAACCAGTATTCGGATCGCTACATCTGGACATCTCACGCCTTTGATAACGGCGACGGCCTCCCCTTCATCGGAGGCGAGGCGCCTCGCAATGGCACCTATATCCTCAACTTTTTCAAGAGCCAGCCGGCACTCAACTATGGCTTTAACAAGAAAACACGCCCCTGGCAGCAAAGCGTTGATGCCCCTGGTCCGGTAGCTAACCAAGAAGAGATGGCCAACATCATGCGCTACTGGTTGGACAAAGGCGCGGACGGTTTCCGAGTAGACATGGCCGATTCCTTGGTCAAATTTGATGGTGAAGATAAACAAGAGACCATCAAGGTGTGGCAGAAAATCTTTGCGAGATTCCGCAATGACTACCCAGAGGCGGCATTTGTTTCAGAATGGGGTAAACCTATTCAAGCACTTAAGGCCGGCTTTGACATGGACTTCTACCTAGATTGGCGCAACAACGGCTATAACGTCTTGGCTCGCAACACAGACGATCCGCTAGGGCGCAGCGAAGACCTCAGCTTTTTCAAGCAGTCATCCGGAACCTCGCCGCAGGAGTTCATCGACCAATACTGGCCACAATATGAGCAGATCCGCGATCTTGGATACTTCAGCCTGATCTCTTGTAATCATGACACCCCCCGTCTTGCGCCTCGACTCACCGATGCCGAGCGTCGCCTTTTCTTCATATTTCTGCTGACCATGCCCGGCGTCCCCTTCATCTACTACGGCGATGAAATTGGCATGCGCTACCTCGATATTCCGACCAAAGAGGGCGGATACCAACGTACTGGTACCCGCACACCAATGCAGTGGGATGCGACAAAGAAAAACTGCGGTTTCTCCAGCGCACCAACAGAAGAGCTGTATCTTCCACAAGACACAGCTCCTGATGCCCCGGATGCAGCCTCGCAAATGTTGGACCCCGCGGCGTTACGCCCCTTCGTGCAAAAGCTCATCGGGCTGCGATCGGAACACCCCGAGCTGCACGCAGACAGCGACTTCTCTTTCCTGTGGGCACACGATAACTCCCGAATCCTCGCATATCGCAGAGAATCCTCAGGCGGAAACCGCTGCGCAGTGGCACTTAACGCTGGCGACACCGCAGATAGCATCACTCTGGAATCTCCGGCGACCATCATCGTGAGTTCCGGCGACGCCCGAGTGGAGGGGAATACCGTGCACTTAGGGCCTTCCTCGGGAGCAGTGGTGGAATTGGCGTAA
- a CDS encoding ABC transporter ATP-binding protein: MESSVELSDVAVDIRGTRILSSVSFSASPGRVHAVLGPNGAGKSTTFKALLGLIPISTGSVRIFGEPLRKEHLASIGASINGPALYSHLTARENLQVHSSLLGLPSSEIDRVLSIVGLSDTGRKKTRTFSTGMKARLALAIALLGNPRILLLDEPQNGLDPQGIADLRTFLQRWAAEGNTVIVSSHQLGEIARLAHDITVIKHGTTLFSGPAATLANHGDLEKAFFQLTGEKGEH; encoded by the coding sequence ATGGAATCTTCGGTGGAGCTCTCAGACGTTGCAGTAGATATACGTGGTACTCGCATCCTCTCATCAGTAAGTTTTAGCGCCAGCCCTGGACGTGTTCACGCCGTCCTGGGCCCCAATGGTGCCGGAAAATCCACCACATTTAAAGCACTTTTAGGTCTTATCCCAATAAGCACTGGTAGCGTCCGCATCTTCGGGGAGCCTTTGCGTAAGGAACACCTGGCCAGCATCGGAGCCAGTATCAACGGGCCAGCACTTTATAGCCATCTCACTGCCCGTGAAAATCTTCAGGTTCACAGCTCTTTGCTTGGCCTACCCTCTTCAGAAATAGATCGAGTGCTCTCCATAGTCGGATTATCGGATACTGGAAGGAAGAAAACCCGCACCTTCTCTACCGGAATGAAGGCCCGTCTGGCGCTGGCTATTGCGCTACTTGGCAACCCCCGCATTTTGCTTCTCGACGAGCCCCAGAACGGCCTCGACCCACAAGGCATCGCAGATCTGCGTACCTTTTTACAACGATGGGCTGCTGAGGGAAACACCGTCATAGTCAGCTCTCACCAACTCGGGGAGATCGCGCGCCTGGCACACGACATCACAGTGATCAAACATGGAACAACCCTCTTCTCTGGACCTGCGGCAACGCTTGCTAACCACGGCGATCTTGAGAAAGCATTCTTCCAGCTCACCGGGGAAAAGGGAGAACACTGA
- a CDS encoding SdpI family protein — protein MSVVSYFILVVSLLLIAGLNYGLNKATASGSLVRNNLIGIRTYATLSSDAAWITGHKAAMPYVRYSAYVGILGAVVSLVALYLVTRDGTISHNAVYALPITFFIVQLLLLIVASIKANAAAQTVQE, from the coding sequence ATGTCCGTGGTTTCATATTTTATTCTCGTGGTAAGTCTCTTACTTATTGCTGGGCTGAATTATGGGCTCAACAAAGCAACCGCGTCCGGATCTCTTGTTCGCAACAATCTCATCGGAATCAGAACATACGCCACGCTATCCTCCGATGCCGCATGGATTACCGGCCATAAAGCAGCCATGCCGTATGTCCGATACAGCGCGTATGTCGGCATCCTGGGAGCCGTGGTTTCGCTCGTAGCGCTGTACCTTGTTACCCGTGACGGCACCATCTCGCACAATGCTGTATATGCACTTCCCATCACGTTTTTCATTGTCCAGCTGCTCCTGCTCATAGTTGCTTCGATAAAGGCTAATGCCGCTGCTCAAACAGTCCAGGAATAG
- a CDS encoding response regulator: MTTRIVLADDQPLLLSALQTIIDAQEDFCVVATCSDGAQAVTTLHSDPTIDIVIMDIRMPVMDGIEALTQIRQVAPEARVIMLTTFNVGDYVDRALFAGAHGFLLKDAEPDELIRAIRTVARGESILSAGVTGHVLDMWRSQLNGLSPAIPAEQKQGLSLLTLREREVFQLVAQGMNNSEIASALVVSETTIKSHVSSLLAKLHCRDRVGLVVLAGRM, translated from the coding sequence ATGACCACACGCATTGTGCTTGCCGACGACCAACCTCTCCTCCTCAGCGCTCTTCAAACAATCATCGACGCACAAGAAGATTTTTGCGTGGTAGCCACCTGCAGCGATGGGGCTCAAGCTGTGACGACGCTACATTCAGACCCCACCATAGACATCGTCATCATGGATATTCGCATGCCGGTCATGGACGGAATCGAGGCTCTTACACAGATCCGCCAGGTTGCCCCTGAGGCGCGCGTCATCATGCTGACAACCTTTAACGTTGGAGATTACGTAGACCGAGCTTTATTTGCCGGCGCCCATGGGTTCCTTTTAAAGGATGCCGAACCCGACGAACTGATCAGGGCAATCCGCACCGTCGCGCGTGGAGAATCCATTCTCAGCGCCGGCGTCACAGGCCATGTGCTCGACATGTGGCGATCCCAGCTCAACGGTCTTTCGCCGGCCATCCCAGCCGAACAAAAGCAAGGACTGAGCCTTCTCACTCTCAGAGAACGTGAAGTCTTTCAGCTGGTAGCGCAGGGGATGAACAACTCAGAGATAGCCAGTGCTCTTGTGGTCTCAGAGACAACAATTAAAAGTCACGTTTCTTCGCTCCTTGCCAAGCTGCACTGCCGCGATCGGGTGGGCTTGGTTGTACTTGCAGGTAGAATGTAA
- a CDS encoding sensor histidine kinase yields the protein MHQKIGNVDKLAAALAALLSSVYVVDFITTPTPLSAVLMACALAFIPALLFLHRNVPWMAALNLGILGVWALVCLIAFPANLGVPPQLIVAPWVIFSAARTESSLVVRNIFIACLAGSLLSPAMWKVADIGRVEYRGLIDAPLMLLVHWLIALTALLLGQAVKSRKEAQLAQVMRERERERTLIAAEIHDVLAHSLTLIRMQAAAGMAVPSTANDALTTIHSVAGEGIAEVRSIIHALGNNGISAPESANLDDLFQRFREQGLEITASVADLSTTSPITQLAAYRIITESLTNALKHQRPPISADITANTEPRGISITCTTHGDSASTSAHGGFRLVGLSERCAALGGTLTHNFAHKHATITAWFPKEQP from the coding sequence GTGCACCAGAAGATTGGGAACGTCGACAAGCTAGCTGCAGCCCTCGCCGCGCTACTGAGCAGCGTGTATGTGGTGGATTTCATTACAACGCCAACACCACTCTCCGCTGTTCTTATGGCCTGTGCCCTAGCATTTATCCCAGCCCTGCTCTTTTTGCACCGCAATGTCCCCTGGATGGCAGCGCTCAACCTCGGAATCCTAGGTGTGTGGGCACTGGTGTGTCTCATAGCTTTCCCCGCCAATCTCGGGGTTCCACCTCAGCTGATTGTTGCTCCTTGGGTGATATTTTCCGCAGCTCGCACCGAGTCTTCTCTTGTAGTTCGCAATATATTCATTGCGTGCTTGGCAGGATCACTGCTGTCACCCGCCATGTGGAAAGTCGCAGATATCGGCAGGGTCGAATATCGAGGCCTGATAGATGCGCCACTGATGCTGCTTGTTCATTGGCTTATTGCTCTCACCGCGTTGCTTCTTGGGCAGGCAGTCAAAAGCCGTAAAGAAGCCCAGCTTGCGCAGGTTATGCGAGAACGAGAACGGGAGCGAACCCTTATCGCTGCCGAGATTCACGATGTTCTCGCCCACTCGCTCACGCTCATCCGCATGCAAGCCGCTGCAGGTATGGCCGTTCCCAGCACTGCTAACGACGCACTCACCACGATCCATTCCGTAGCTGGCGAGGGCATCGCTGAGGTTCGTTCCATCATCCACGCGCTCGGCAATAACGGCATCTCCGCCCCGGAATCCGCCAACCTCGACGATCTTTTCCAGCGGTTTCGGGAACAGGGCCTAGAGATCACGGCATCTGTTGCCGATCTCTCCACCACCTCTCCGATCACCCAGCTTGCTGCTTATCGAATTATCACAGAGTCGCTCACCAATGCACTCAAACATCAACGTCCCCCTATCAGCGCCGATATCACCGCGAACACCGAACCGCGCGGCATCAGCATCACGTGCACCACCCACGGCGACTCCGCATCCACGTCTGCTCACGGAGGCTTTAGACTCGTCGGACTGAGCGAACGCTGTGCAGCCCTCGGGGGCACACTCACACACAACTTTGCCCACAAGCATGCGACGATAACCGCATGGTTCCCCAAGGAACAACCATGA
- a CDS encoding SdpI family protein gives MITSALFTIFTFSLLSVFTFFIAKESPKGSYKRWEYTSLPGVLTPNVLKSKETWIVAHEAMSPYFTLLAIYFSLAGVFNVVLIFMGNEKVEIILTVSFLLGIVAFSIIVFAGDRIVSKQEG, from the coding sequence TTGATCACTTCAGCTCTATTTACAATTTTTACCTTCTCCTTGTTGAGTGTTTTTACATTCTTTATTGCAAAAGAATCCCCGAAGGGAAGCTATAAGCGTTGGGAATATACGTCTTTGCCTGGGGTTCTTACTCCTAATGTGCTGAAATCGAAGGAGACGTGGATCGTGGCACACGAAGCTATGTCCCCATACTTTACCCTTCTGGCAATTTATTTCAGTTTGGCCGGTGTTTTTAATGTGGTTCTAATTTTTATGGGAAACGAAAAGGTTGAGATCATTTTGACAGTTAGTTTCTTATTGGGGATTGTGGCTTTTTCGATAATAGTATTTGCGGGAGATCGAATTGTGTCCAAGCAGGAGGGATAG